gattttgtttgtttgtttgaaGGAATGTCAATCGATCAGATTGATCAACTCTCGTGACTGCGTGACTGCATGGGCCATTAGATAGGCTGCGCGAGCGCTCAGTCTAGTGGGCTTCTCGTCGGTGTCCAACAACATTTTTTACCGGTGTCACGCGCCTAAATGGGCTATATATATAACATAATCACAATAATTACCCGGTGTCCTGTGACACCGGTAGGCATTACGTAGGTCCGCCGCACGATGTCGAAAATAGAAAAGTAGTGTTAGTTTTTTCTGTGTGGTAAAAAGTAGTAGTCGTTGAAACCAATTAATAACGCCCGTAATGTATGAAAGAAGTACTCCACCGCTTGCCAAATTTTACTCAACTGACAATATATTCGTTCGAACGATAATTAATATAAGACAGAGATTAGATACATCCTTTGAGCGGCAGTTAATGTGAGACATAGAAAATACTAAAGCAACAGCCAAAGCTCTCGGTTATTGCTTCATGACAAAGATAGAAAAGTCGTTTTAGTTGAGACGGGGTAGTTAATACGATCTCATCACAAAACAAATACGCACCAGAAAAATCGTGCCTACGTCTTCGTTTGCGGAAAACAGAAAGATCTGCATCCACGAACGCAGGATTCAGCTGGCTGGCCTCTGCAATCACGGTTTGCGTAGCGAGGAAGGTTCCTGTTATCCTGTATCCGGTACGTACTAGGTCACGAGCATTCATTCATTGGGCGGACGCACGGCCTGCCGCAACCCATTCTGCGATCACCTTTTCCAGTACAGCAGCATCCAGAATCCAAATCTGGCGGTACGTGCTCTGCCATGGACATTCACTCGCTCTGAACCCCTCTACCATCCACCGCTGCTGCCTACGAGCCCGTACCAGTGCTCCCCACGCCACCGACGTCTGTCCGGTCGATATCGTCGTCGATCCCCGCACCGGAGATCTGCAACGTATCATGGGACTGCGGACGCGTGGACGGGCGTACGGGCCGGGTCGCTCGCCTGCCGTTGTTGGTCCCCTTCCGTAATCCGTTCCGCCCAGTGGTGGAAGGGAGATCACGCGACGCGATACGGCGTGACGAGCGACCGGTCGGTGGCGGCCGGCCGGCGTAAATGGCCCGTCCCGCCCGAGCGATCGCGAATGAAATCCGGAGATCCTGccatgcacgcacgcacgcacggcACGACGTTGGTGGTGCGTTACGTACGTGGGCTGGGCTCGGAGTgaaaggaaggaaggaagagatCGCGTGTGAGATCGATCGGCAACAGCTGTGAtgcaggaggaggagggaggtCCTCGTATCGAAGGGGCAAGTGACCCTTCTACGCACGGAAGGAAACCAAACCAAACCAGTCGAGGAGTATGATCTCACGAATCACGGGTGAATCTCCGAAATCAAGACGTATCCTGCCGCCGCTCACCCAAAAAGATCCTCAATTTTGAAGCAAATCCTGGAGCCCACCCGGTACGGATCACCTGCTGCCGCCCGGAAAGACCAAATCAAATCCTCAGTTGCTAGCCGGATATAGTATAGCAGgaagaaaaactaaaaaaaaaAGTGATGCAGTTTGTGCGTGCCCCATGCATGCAAATCTCATCTCCCCCACTTGCCCACACCCCAACGGAAGGAGagaaaagaaaaagggaagaGAGAAGATACGCAGACAGCATACGGTGTGCGTGAGCGATGGAGGGGGTGACGCAGCGAAAGCGAGGGGCTCGGCAGGAAAATCCCGGCGGGGATCTCCCGGGCTGGGCCGCGGGGCCCGCGGATCCGCGCCCGGATCGGGCCGGGCCCCACCGGGGGCTGGGTTTTACTCGATCCGCGAGCCTAGGATCCCTTTCGAGATCTCGCAGGATTTCCCCCGCATTTATTTTCCGCTTCCCCCCCGCCCCTGTATATATACCGCCGCGCGTCGCGGCCAACCCAACCAACACCCAAACGCACCAATCTATTCAAGCCAAGAAGAAGAGCTCTTCGCCGTTCCATATTACTACTGCTTCTCCGGCGAGAGAGTTTGATCGACTGATGGCCGCGGCTGCTCCCACCCAGGCTCCGGCCATGACCCTGCCGGCCGCCATGGCCGCCAAGGTGGCGCCCTCGCCGAAGCCCACCGCCGCCGGCGACCGCAAGGTGGTGCCGGTGATGACCGACGCCGACGAGGTCGTCGTCCAGGTCCAGGTCCAGGCGGAGCTGCACGTGCTCGCCGTCGACGACAGCGTCGTCGACCGCGCCGTCATCGCCAAGATCCTCCGCAGCTCAAAATACAGAGGTGAGAAATCGAATCAATCCAATCAAGCCGCGCTCCGGCAATTCTTCAAGAAATTGGACGGCTACTCGATCCATCCTCGTCGTACATGTTCTAATCTGCCTTGTTCCATGTTGCAGTGACTACTGTGGACTCTGCGACTCGGGCGCTGGAGCTGCTGGGCCTGGGGCTCATCACGGACGTGAACATGATCATCACCGACTACTGGATGCCCGGCATGACCGGGTACGAGCTGCTGAAGCGGGTCAAGGAGTCGTCGGAGCTCCGGGAGATCCCCGTGGTGATCATGTCGTCGGAGAACGTGCCCAACCGCATCACCCGCTGCCTCGAGGAGGGCGCCGAGGACTTCCTCCTCAAGCCCGTCCGCCCCTCCGACGTCTCCCGCCTCTGCAACCGCATCCGGTGATGAACCGTCTCTCGCCGCACCCGTGGATCATCTACGGAGGAGGATTAATTCTTAAGTAGGAtttttcattcttttttcttCGGTGTTCTTTCCATGGACATAGATCCGCCGCTCGCTGCCGCCTCAAACAACAGCTTAACTTTTTGGGGTCCTAGTAGATGATGATGACTAGATTAGGATGTTAGTTCGTCCCCTTGTGTGCTCTGCTTCTTCAGAGATGCCAAGAAAAAAAAAAATCGAAACAGAGTATTCATCCGGCCAAAAGAAAGGAAATCTTCTGAATGAATGTTGTTCAGAGAAGTTTCCCATCTTGGCTAAATGTCGAAATGGCATCGGATCAGAGCAACATGTTGACAGTTTCATAATCAGAGCTTAATCTTTTGCAACAATTAACCATCATCGTCTGTATCGCTTCTCCTTGCTTAATCTCCACATGGTCGCCGCATGCAGTTCAGGCATCTGCCTGCCCCTGATCATGCTTTGTCTGCCACGCGATACAATTTGGATGATTGATTGTTAAATAGCTCCGCTGATGATGATGTCGACGAGCTAATATACTAGCAGAAGCACAATCTTGATCGTACGTGCGTATCTCGTAATTGTACATATACAAT
This window of the Triticum urartu cultivar G1812 unplaced genomic scaffold, Tu2.1 TuUngrouped_contig_6134, whole genome shotgun sequence genome carries:
- the LOC125530191 gene encoding two-component response regulator ORR6-like is translated as MAAAAPTQAPAMTLPAAMAAKVAPSPKPTAAGDRKVVPVMTDADEVVVQVQVQAELHVLAVDDSVVDRAVIAKILRSSKYRVTTVDSATRALELLGLGLITDVNMIITDYWMPGMTGYELLKRVKESSELREIPVVIMSSENVPNRITRCLEEGAEDFLLKPVRPSDVSRLCNRIR